A genomic segment from Mucilaginibacter terrenus encodes:
- a CDS encoding NUDIX hydrolase encodes MITQAEIDEFVLNGARIYIPHVSLDCAIFGYHEQQLKLLLIKHKAVDGWCLPGGYIKRTEKLADAAARNVKERTGVDGLFLQQFKTFGDPNRVKFEEIDEQLWYRIMGVKITKDNWLIDQTISVGFYAITDFSRTVLEPGFLAVECAWFDIDALPKLEFDHDEMVREALHTMRIQLYHYPIGYNMLPGKFTLSEIHALYQTMLGKKLDVSNFTKKLIALGLLKKLDEKRSIGAHRSPHLYSFVKERYEEALNEGIVLS; translated from the coding sequence ATGATTACACAAGCGGAGATTGACGAGTTTGTACTTAATGGTGCCCGTATTTACATTCCGCATGTGTCGTTAGATTGTGCCATTTTTGGCTATCATGAGCAACAGTTAAAGCTTTTGTTGATAAAACACAAAGCTGTTGACGGCTGGTGCCTGCCCGGCGGTTACATAAAGCGGACGGAAAAACTTGCGGATGCAGCTGCCCGGAACGTAAAAGAACGCACTGGTGTGGATGGCCTTTTTCTGCAGCAATTTAAAACGTTTGGCGACCCCAACCGTGTAAAGTTTGAAGAAATTGATGAGCAGCTTTGGTACCGTATAATGGGCGTGAAGATTACCAAAGACAACTGGTTGATAGATCAGACCATATCGGTAGGGTTTTACGCCATTACAGATTTTTCTCGTACCGTGCTCGAGCCCGGCTTTCTTGCTGTAGAATGCGCATGGTTTGATATAGATGCCTTACCCAAACTGGAGTTTGATCATGACGAGATGGTGCGCGAGGCATTACACACCATGCGTATACAGTTGTACCATTACCCAATAGGTTACAATATGCTGCCGGGCAAGTTCACCCTATCAGAGATCCACGCGCTGTATCAAACAATGCTTGGCAAAAAACTGGATGTAAGTAACTTTACAAAAAAGCTGATTGCCTTGGGCTTGTTGAAGAAGCTTGACGAGAAACGGAGCATAGGGGCGCACCGATCGCCACATTTGTACAGCTTTGTTAAAGAACGTTATGAAGAAGCCCTTAACGAGGGTATCGTGTTAAGCTAA